The following coding sequences lie in one Neorhodopirellula lusitana genomic window:
- the atpB gene encoding F0F1 ATP synthase subunit A — MMNLFALPGLLAAGHDPTDHAIPHALHDSPLLRIPAGGAESSSPALGIKEGYYEFFITNHLMMSAFVAFCLIVVGLLCSRKISIYHGEGLGRYQTRGRLSQLFETICAFIRDEVAYPNLKGLTDKYIYYVWTVFFFILFANIMGVIPFGYILQMITGDTQYSHWGGSATGNLSLTGVLAFTSLFAIVFIGIRETSLKDFLNHFNPIGWDGGIAMLPIALLLYVLEVLSLLIKCFVLAMRLFGTMMAGHLVLAAFVGLIFAARSAGDSTAYAVSIPVVLVSTGLTLLELFVCCLQAFIFTFLTVLFIASMAVHEHDEHLDDDPHAMEDAGQMDPDKIFDPGRISPAVGASHPAGA; from the coding sequence ATGATGAACCTTTTCGCATTGCCTGGCTTGTTGGCCGCCGGCCACGATCCGACCGATCACGCGATCCCACACGCGCTGCACGACTCGCCTTTGCTGCGAATTCCTGCCGGTGGTGCTGAGTCGAGTTCGCCTGCACTGGGCATCAAAGAAGGCTACTACGAGTTCTTCATCACTAACCACTTAATGATGTCCGCGTTCGTCGCGTTCTGTCTGATTGTGGTTGGTCTGTTGTGCTCACGAAAAATCAGTATCTATCACGGTGAAGGTCTCGGTCGCTATCAAACTCGCGGTCGGCTGTCGCAGTTGTTTGAAACCATCTGTGCTTTCATCCGTGACGAAGTGGCCTACCCGAACTTGAAGGGACTGACGGACAAGTACATCTACTATGTATGGACCGTGTTCTTCTTCATCTTGTTCGCCAACATCATGGGTGTGATCCCGTTCGGATACATCCTGCAAATGATCACCGGCGACACGCAATATTCGCATTGGGGCGGTAGTGCAACGGGGAACCTCTCGCTGACTGGCGTACTCGCCTTCACTTCGTTGTTCGCGATTGTGTTCATCGGGATCCGCGAAACGAGCCTGAAAGACTTCTTGAATCACTTCAACCCGATCGGCTGGGACGGTGGCATCGCAATGCTTCCCATCGCCTTGCTGCTTTACGTGTTGGAAGTGCTATCACTACTAATTAAATGCTTTGTGTTGGCCATGCGGCTTTTCGGAACGATGATGGCGGGGCACTTGGTGCTTGCGGCGTTCGTCGGACTGATCTTCGCTGCACGTTCCGCTGGCGATTCCACTGCTTATGCAGTCAGTATCCCAGTGGTCTTGGTTAGCACAGGCTTAACGCTACTGGAGTTGTTCGTTTGTTGTTTGCAAGCGTTCATCTTCACGTTCTTGACAGTGTTGTTCATCGCTTCGATGGCTGTCCATGAGCATGACGAGCATCTTGATGATGACCCGCATGCGATGGAAGACGCCGGACAGATGGATCCTGACAAGATCTTTGACCCGGGCCGCATAAGTCCAGCTGTGGGTGCCAGCCATCCTGCTGGTGCCTAA
- a CDS encoding Y-family DNA polymerase: MLCLWLPDWPIQRRLGQLATAKNHPSDAPVNNSDGCSDKGLVAAKEGEADPEPEVTPSPVVLWHSDPRRGRVVAAVCYRAINAGVRLGMPVAQAADLAAMTRAVFEEHDRDADRQALHQLALDLQSHISPQTAIETLQRFKWHGRHRHDPEGIVSEIQGVTHLFDDETQLLGATAQRLRDHGYYARFAIADTLGAAWALANTARAKPNSAASGDGLVSRNSYFIAPPGRTVDALKTLPPAALRLSPDTVATLNRLGVESVDTLLRLPREGLATRLGMGLCDRIAQATGELDETILSLDTPSDHAATLQLEYPTDAMDLIADRLTRLIGQATSALHTLHRGVLRVQCQLQFTESPPVVLESALFAPTLDQSHLQQLMLGAFETHRLASKVSTITIHVVQHAPLSSRQPSIFGPDFETAQHDDWTRQTDAARLIDALSGRLGEDRVRGVRVGDDPLPESSIVDFPMSSHRARSTAKTKPAHRQFGISGSPQATDLGRRPLELLKQPAAITAFESEPKSEDAGSKSFPVAFRIRGRNRNVVQRWGPERIETRWWNGPLIRRDYYRVELQDGGRVWVFCDLASLDAAKRWFLHGHFS, from the coding sequence TTGCTGTGTCTTTGGCTGCCCGACTGGCCAATCCAGCGTCGACTCGGCCAACTAGCGACAGCCAAGAATCATCCCAGCGACGCACCGGTTAACAACTCGGACGGATGTTCAGACAAAGGCCTCGTCGCTGCGAAAGAAGGCGAGGCTGATCCGGAACCCGAGGTCACCCCGTCGCCGGTGGTGTTGTGGCATTCCGACCCACGACGCGGGCGAGTCGTCGCAGCGGTTTGTTACCGCGCGATCAACGCGGGAGTTCGACTGGGCATGCCCGTTGCTCAGGCGGCCGATTTGGCGGCGATGACCCGCGCCGTGTTCGAAGAGCATGATCGGGACGCCGACCGGCAAGCCTTGCATCAACTCGCACTGGATTTGCAATCGCACATTAGTCCGCAAACCGCGATCGAGACCCTTCAACGATTCAAGTGGCACGGTCGCCACCGACACGATCCCGAGGGCATTGTCTCGGAAATCCAAGGCGTCACGCATCTCTTCGACGATGAAACGCAATTGCTCGGCGCGACGGCCCAGCGACTGCGAGACCATGGTTATTACGCCCGCTTCGCGATCGCCGACACGCTCGGTGCAGCATGGGCACTAGCCAATACCGCTCGAGCGAAACCGAACTCCGCGGCTTCTGGCGATGGTCTCGTCTCCCGGAATTCTTACTTCATCGCTCCACCTGGGCGAACGGTCGACGCGTTAAAAACTTTGCCTCCGGCGGCATTGCGGCTTTCGCCGGATACCGTTGCCACGCTCAACCGACTCGGAGTGGAATCCGTTGACACGTTGTTGCGTCTTCCCCGTGAAGGCCTCGCGACCCGGCTCGGCATGGGGCTGTGTGACCGGATTGCCCAAGCCACCGGTGAGCTTGATGAAACGATACTCTCGCTCGACACACCTTCGGATCACGCGGCAACGCTGCAGTTGGAATACCCGACCGACGCAATGGACTTGATCGCCGATCGATTGACACGGCTGATCGGTCAGGCCACCTCTGCGCTCCACACGTTGCACCGAGGAGTGCTACGAGTGCAGTGTCAGTTGCAGTTCACGGAGTCACCGCCGGTGGTTCTGGAGTCCGCGTTGTTCGCACCGACACTCGATCAATCGCATTTGCAACAGTTAATGCTGGGTGCTTTCGAAACTCATCGACTGGCATCGAAGGTGTCGACAATCACGATTCATGTTGTCCAGCACGCGCCGCTCAGCAGTCGGCAGCCTTCGATCTTCGGACCCGATTTTGAAACTGCGCAGCATGACGATTGGACTCGACAGACCGATGCAGCCCGTTTGATTGACGCGTTGTCAGGCCGCTTGGGTGAAGATCGTGTGCGGGGAGTTCGCGTTGGGGACGATCCGTTGCCCGAAAGTTCGATCGTTGACTTTCCGATGTCATCCCACCGGGCCCGCTCGACCGCCAAGACCAAACCCGCTCATCGTCAGTTTGGAATTTCTGGATCGCCGCAGGCAACGGACCTGGGGCGGCGTCCACTGGAATTGCTGAAACAACCGGCGGCGATCACGGCGTTCGAATCAGAACCGAAGTCCGAGGACGCCGGTTCGAAATCGTTTCCGGTCGCGTTCCGCATTCGAGGGCGGAATCGGAATGTCGTTCAGCGTTGGGGGCCCGAGCGGATTGAGACGCGATGGTGGAACGGGCCGCTGATTCGCCGTGACTACTACCGAGTCGAGCTGCAAGACGGCGGCCGGGTTTGGGTATTTTGCGATCTGGCGTCGCTTGATGCCGCGAAACGCTGGTTCCTGCACGGCCATTTCTCTTAA
- a CDS encoding ImuA family protein — MPKTIATSTAPSHQQTFEFWQPAETSRSKHQAKTPTKPQSQESKAKTAGTSGAKRKSKRTQHWADVTVATLRRAASPAFSALPSSQPAHPNSGVSPAAASATGTAKTPRDSLLADLRNRAAAISASPAMETAETFSTGSSTLDRWLPGGGLKRGQICEWVCVGGAGRAGDAGGAGTLAMLATAQAIADQSGPVIVVDPNENFYAAGAIACGIPAERIVWCRCDNQRDCVWTLDQALRCRAVAAVWSMLPWHLNDRDARRLQLAAEQGRTPGLLTLPSSSATRPSFAPNRFEVVPERTGDTASRQSETGNLSTFVRPGVYTRPTMDSRKVRVRLNGSQHATFAITHDARLQTLTDAAASSKVAASNQATQPPRSPQDARHAVQRSSAAESAEIRATDTRPAEVKHSETIAVSLAARLANPASTRPTSDSQESSQRRTG, encoded by the coding sequence ATGCCCAAAACGATCGCGACCTCGACCGCCCCATCGCACCAGCAAACCTTCGAGTTCTGGCAACCGGCGGAAACCTCGCGATCCAAGCATCAAGCCAAGACGCCAACGAAGCCTCAATCCCAAGAGTCCAAGGCCAAGACAGCTGGGACATCCGGAGCCAAACGCAAGTCTAAGCGTACACAGCACTGGGCCGATGTCACGGTGGCAACCCTCCGCCGGGCTGCTTCCCCCGCCTTTTCAGCCCTGCCGTCGTCACAACCGGCTCATCCCAATTCGGGCGTCTCGCCCGCCGCCGCATCCGCGACGGGAACGGCAAAGACGCCGCGAGATTCGTTGTTGGCGGATTTGCGAAATCGGGCCGCCGCGATCTCGGCCAGCCCCGCGATGGAGACCGCTGAAACCTTTTCAACCGGCTCCAGCACTCTGGATCGTTGGTTGCCAGGTGGCGGTTTGAAGCGAGGCCAGATTTGTGAATGGGTTTGCGTGGGCGGTGCCGGGCGCGCCGGTGACGCTGGTGGGGCGGGCACGTTGGCGATGTTGGCGACCGCGCAAGCGATAGCGGATCAGAGCGGACCGGTGATCGTGGTCGACCCGAACGAAAACTTCTATGCCGCCGGAGCGATTGCGTGCGGCATCCCAGCGGAACGGATCGTGTGGTGTCGGTGTGACAATCAACGCGATTGCGTGTGGACGCTGGACCAAGCCTTACGATGCCGCGCCGTTGCAGCGGTTTGGTCCATGCTGCCTTGGCACTTGAACGATCGCGACGCTCGTCGATTGCAATTAGCGGCCGAACAAGGACGCACGCCCGGTTTATTGACGCTGCCTTCGTCGTCGGCGACTCGGCCGTCGTTCGCACCGAACCGTTTCGAGGTCGTGCCGGAGCGAACGGGTGACACCGCGTCCAGACAATCCGAGACAGGCAATTTGTCGACGTTCGTGCGTCCTGGCGTCTACACCCGCCCCACCATGGACTCACGAAAGGTTCGCGTTAGGCTGAACGGAAGCCAACACGCCACTTTCGCGATCACTCACGATGCACGTTTGCAAACGCTGACCGACGCGGCGGCTTCGTCGAAGGTCGCGGCGTCCAATCAAGCCACCCAGCCTCCTCGTTCTCCGCAGGACGCACGCCATGCAGTCCAGCGTTCCAGTGCCGCCGAATCCGCCGAAATCCGGGCAACCGATACCCGGCCAGCCGAAGTCAAGCATTCCGAAACGATTGCTGTGTCTTTGGCTGCCCGACTGGCCAATCCAGCGTCGACTCGGCCAACTAGCGACAGCCAAGAATCATCCCAGCGACGCACCGGTTAA
- a CDS encoding lipopolysaccharide assembly protein LapA domain-containing protein, which yields MFQKIRYFLFLVAVLVLIVVAFQNKHSVDVDVLTFSGKFPLALLLLATAVISFVLGSIMTAWRIRKKERAKARQIQADAKQAADKSAPPKKPESVQANEPSPLER from the coding sequence ATGTTTCAAAAAATTCGATATTTCTTGTTTCTGGTGGCCGTTCTGGTCCTCATCGTGGTCGCGTTCCAGAACAAGCATTCCGTGGACGTCGACGTGCTGACTTTCAGCGGTAAGTTCCCGCTAGCACTGTTGTTGCTGGCCACTGCGGTGATCAGTTTTGTGTTGGGTTCGATCATGACGGCCTGGCGAATTCGTAAAAAAGAGCGGGCTAAAGCTCGACAAATTCAAGCGGACGCCAAACAGGCCGCTGACAAGTCCGCCCCACCGAAGAAGCCGGAATCGGTCCAGGCCAACGAACCGTCACCACTGGAGCGGTAA
- a CDS encoding metal ABC transporter permease, with translation MLAFTWNWQLDGWIVLAGVLGAVASSLLGCFLLLRKMSLLGDAISHAVLPGLAGAFLISGSRSSVWMFVGAVLVGILTAVLTDWIHRKGQVDEGASMGVVFTTLFAGGLLMIVIAADRVDLDPGCVLYGAIEQTPWDQWTISMPGGWSFDVPRVVFVLSIVTFINAACVILFFKELKLATFDPALATASGFSATAIHYVLMTLVAVTAVACFESVGNILVVAMLIVPPATAYLLTNRLGWMLCLACLIAAGSAVVGHIAAVEVPTWFGFRSTTTAGMMSVTAGGAFVLAFLFAPQQGMLPRWVRQQGLRWSILSDDVLTLLYRLEEKAIEENVSAVAAPVDSANKSAIDWVAETLLTRPSAARWAIRFHQWRGRVEPLSSQAGHASSLFNDEFLPRLTHTGREEAETIVRSHRLWEQYLVTKVDLGNERLHQTADEFEHFTDHDLQARLDVQTDSPSTDPHGKPIPTGNPPTDL, from the coding sequence ATGCTTGCGTTTACCTGGAACTGGCAGCTTGATGGCTGGATCGTTCTGGCGGGCGTGTTGGGCGCGGTCGCCTCTTCGTTGTTGGGCTGCTTCCTGTTGCTACGAAAGATGAGCCTGTTGGGCGATGCGATATCGCATGCGGTATTGCCTGGACTCGCTGGTGCGTTCTTGATCTCAGGTTCCCGCAGCAGCGTTTGGATGTTTGTTGGCGCGGTGCTAGTCGGCATCCTGACGGCCGTGCTAACGGATTGGATTCACCGGAAAGGCCAAGTCGATGAGGGGGCGTCGATGGGCGTGGTGTTCACCACACTTTTCGCCGGTGGGCTGTTGATGATTGTGATCGCCGCGGACCGTGTCGACTTGGATCCTGGCTGCGTGCTTTACGGTGCGATTGAGCAGACGCCTTGGGACCAGTGGACGATATCGATGCCCGGTGGATGGTCTTTCGACGTGCCTCGCGTGGTATTCGTTTTATCGATTGTGACGTTCATCAACGCCGCGTGCGTCATCCTCTTTTTCAAAGAACTGAAGCTCGCGACCTTTGATCCCGCCTTGGCGACGGCGAGTGGTTTTTCAGCAACCGCGATCCACTATGTATTGATGACCTTGGTCGCGGTGACCGCGGTGGCGTGCTTTGAAAGCGTGGGGAATATCCTGGTCGTCGCGATGTTGATCGTGCCTCCGGCGACGGCGTATTTGTTGACGAACCGACTCGGTTGGATGCTGTGTTTGGCTTGTCTGATCGCTGCCGGTTCCGCGGTGGTGGGACACATCGCCGCCGTTGAGGTTCCGACTTGGTTCGGCTTCCGTAGCACGACCACGGCCGGGATGATGAGTGTTACCGCTGGCGGAGCGTTCGTGCTGGCGTTCCTATTCGCACCTCAACAAGGCATGCTGCCAAGATGGGTGCGTCAGCAAGGTCTGCGCTGGTCCATCCTGTCCGATGATGTTTTGACATTGCTGTATCGGCTGGAAGAGAAGGCGATCGAGGAGAACGTTTCGGCGGTCGCTGCTCCTGTTGATTCGGCCAATAAATCGGCCATAGACTGGGTGGCCGAAACACTACTGACCCGGCCGTCAGCAGCCCGCTGGGCGATTCGGTTTCATCAGTGGCGCGGTCGTGTCGAGCCCTTGTCGTCGCAAGCGGGCCACGCGTCTTCACTCTTTAATGATGAGTTCCTGCCGCGTTTGACGCATACTGGTCGTGAGGAAGCCGAGACCATCGTGCGTTCACACCGATTGTGGGAACAGTATCTGGTCACCAAAGTCGATCTCGGTAACGAGCGATTGCACCAAACGGCTGACGAGTTTGAGCACTTCACCGACCACGACCTGCAAGCACGCCTCGACGTGCAAACCGATTCGCCCTCGACCGACCCGCACGGCAAACCGATTCCAACAGGAAATCCGCCCACGGATCTTTAA
- a CDS encoding iron chelate uptake ABC transporter family permease subunit, with product MNDHLWRVISLQDHNTRVVIFGTAMLGFASGLVGCFTLLRRRALVGDALAHAALPGIAIAFLTATALGYDGKSLPILLAGATVSGLLGIVTILAIRRNTRIKEDAALGIVLSVFFGAGVALLGIVQQMSSGHAAGLEAFIYGKTATMTAGDAWLIAAASAGCVIVCLALLKEFKLLCFDEAFAGARGYPVLLLDAVLMGVVVVVTIVGLQAVGLVLVIALLVIPAASARFWTDRLIIMMMIASVFGMVGCLVGASASAMLPRLPSGAMIVLTAGVGFLFSLMVGTRRGWLIRWWRRRKLNESIDHQHLLRELFEMFEVDSHRVSVPFDELLHRRSWTPKRLRRMLFQAASEGWITENVSRMEFALTENGKAEAKRLTRRHRLWELYLIHHADIAPQRVDRDADAIEHVLEPEIVAELETLLDAELGRSRMPEDPHAGEFPDSDSTPEQESLA from the coding sequence TTGAACGATCATCTATGGCGTGTGATCAGTCTGCAGGACCATAACACGCGGGTCGTGATTTTTGGCACCGCAATGCTGGGTTTCGCGTCGGGGCTGGTTGGCTGTTTCACCTTGCTCCGTCGTCGTGCTTTGGTCGGTGATGCACTCGCGCACGCCGCGTTGCCAGGGATCGCGATCGCTTTCTTGACTGCGACGGCGCTGGGATACGACGGCAAGTCGTTGCCGATTTTGTTGGCGGGTGCGACCGTGTCCGGGCTACTGGGGATCGTGACCATTCTGGCGATCCGCCGCAACACGCGGATCAAGGAAGACGCGGCACTCGGGATTGTGTTGAGCGTGTTCTTCGGCGCCGGTGTTGCCTTGCTGGGGATCGTGCAACAGATGAGCAGCGGGCACGCGGCCGGGCTGGAGGCATTCATTTACGGCAAAACGGCCACCATGACAGCAGGCGACGCGTGGCTGATCGCAGCCGCATCGGCGGGGTGCGTGATCGTTTGTTTGGCTCTGTTGAAAGAGTTCAAGCTGCTTTGCTTTGATGAGGCGTTCGCCGGCGCACGGGGATATCCGGTGCTGCTTTTGGACGCGGTCCTGATGGGCGTCGTGGTTGTGGTGACGATCGTGGGGCTGCAGGCCGTGGGGCTGGTTCTGGTGATCGCGTTGTTGGTCATTCCGGCGGCGTCGGCGCGATTTTGGACCGATCGCTTGATCATAATGATGATGATCGCGTCGGTCTTTGGAATGGTGGGATGTCTGGTGGGAGCGTCCGCCAGTGCGATGCTGCCTCGTCTTCCCAGCGGTGCGATGATCGTGCTGACGGCAGGTGTCGGGTTCCTGTTTAGTCTGATGGTTGGGACGCGGCGTGGTTGGTTGATTCGATGGTGGCGGCGGCGAAAACTGAACGAGAGCATTGATCACCAGCACTTGTTGCGAGAGCTATTCGAAATGTTTGAGGTCGACAGCCATCGGGTATCGGTACCGTTTGATGAACTGCTGCACCGCCGCAGTTGGACACCCAAACGGCTACGTCGAATGCTGTTTCAAGCCGCCAGCGAAGGTTGGATTACGGAAAACGTTTCGAGGATGGAGTTCGCGCTGACCGAAAACGGGAAGGCGGAAGCGAAACGACTGACCCGACGTCACCGATTGTGGGAGCTGTATCTCATCCATCATGCGGACATCGCTCCGCAGCGAGTAGACCGGGACGCCGATGCGATTGAGCACGTGCTGGAACCGGAAATCGTTGCTGAACTGGAGACGTTGCTGGATGCGGAACTTGGCCGCTCGCGAATGCCGGAAGATCCCCACGCAGGTGAATTTCCCGATAGCGACTCTACACCCGAACAGGAGTCGCTGGCGTGA
- a CDS encoding metal ABC transporter ATP-binding protein, which translates to MNKPALSVSDLTVAYHRKPVIWDVKFDIPEGKLVGIVGPNGAGKSTLLKAIMDLIPRASGRVEVFGHPYADSMHRVGYVPQRESVDWDFPVDALDVVAMGLYRRVGWCMPLRKKHRDAAREALARVGIADLANRQISQLSGGQQQRTFLARALVQDADLYLMDEPLAAVDAATEAAIVELLKKMQADGKTAVVIHHDLQSVPDYFDHVVLLNMRVVAAGCTEDVFTNENLQKTYGGRLTLLEEATEAMRRRERGI; encoded by the coding sequence TTGAACAAGCCTGCTCTCTCCGTCAGCGACCTCACGGTGGCCTATCACCGCAAACCCGTGATTTGGGACGTCAAGTTTGATATCCCGGAAGGGAAGCTGGTCGGCATTGTCGGCCCCAACGGTGCGGGCAAAAGCACGCTTTTGAAGGCGATCATGGACTTGATTCCTCGTGCATCGGGGCGAGTCGAGGTCTTCGGGCATCCCTATGCGGATTCCATGCACCGAGTCGGGTACGTTCCACAGCGTGAAAGCGTGGACTGGGATTTCCCGGTCGACGCGTTGGATGTGGTGGCGATGGGACTCTATCGCCGCGTGGGTTGGTGCATGCCACTTCGCAAGAAACACCGCGACGCTGCCCGTGAGGCGCTCGCCCGGGTTGGCATCGCTGATCTAGCGAATCGTCAAATTAGCCAGCTTTCCGGCGGTCAACAACAGCGAACTTTCTTGGCACGAGCTTTGGTGCAGGACGCGGATTTGTATCTGATGGATGAGCCGTTGGCGGCGGTCGACGCGGCCACCGAAGCGGCGATTGTCGAACTACTGAAAAAGATGCAGGCAGACGGCAAAACCGCCGTGGTGATTCACCACGACCTGCAAAGCGTGCCCGACTATTTCGACCACGTGGTGTTGTTGAACATGCGTGTTGTCGCGGCGGGTTGCACCGAAGATGTATTCACCAACGAGAATCTACAAAAGACGTACGGCGGACGATTGACGCTTTTGGAAGAGGCGACCGAGGCGATGCGTCGCCGGGAGCGTGGCATTTGA
- a CDS encoding metal ABC transporter solute-binding protein, Zn/Mn family, translating into MKNVLLNHPTDRMTHLSRLPRVANVLFTFACLAVVLSVAGCPSSAKTPSPNGKPAASRSGKLNVIATTAMVGDVVQAVGGEHVDVTVMLGPGVDPHLYKTSRDDVAMIMEADVVFYSGLLLEGKMTYTLDKVGTSKPVHAVTKGLDPAKLLGDEHHPDPHVWFDVQLWSQTADVVADVMADQLPDHADEFRAAAAQYQAGLEPLDQYAKATLATIPESQRILITSHDAFGYLGRAYGIEVMGVQGISTDSEAGLRRVNELVDLLVEKKVPAVFVESSVSPKSIQALIEGAAARGHEVRIGGELFSDAAGPGGTYEGTYPGMIDHNITTIASSLGGTAPEGGLSGKL; encoded by the coding sequence TTGAAAAACGTTTTGCTGAATCACCCGACTGACCGTATGACTCACCTGTCGCGTTTGCCCCGCGTGGCCAATGTACTTTTTACTTTCGCATGTTTGGCCGTTGTCTTGTCGGTCGCTGGTTGCCCGTCCAGTGCGAAGACTCCATCGCCGAACGGGAAGCCAGCAGCTTCGCGGTCGGGCAAGCTGAACGTGATTGCGACCACCGCGATGGTAGGCGATGTCGTGCAAGCCGTTGGCGGTGAACATGTCGACGTGACCGTGATGTTGGGGCCCGGTGTTGACCCGCACTTGTATAAGACTTCCCGCGATGACGTGGCCATGATTATGGAAGCCGATGTGGTCTTTTATTCCGGGTTATTATTGGAAGGGAAGATGACTTACACGCTGGACAAGGTTGGCACATCGAAGCCGGTCCATGCCGTGACGAAAGGGCTCGACCCTGCCAAGCTTCTAGGCGATGAACATCACCCGGACCCGCACGTTTGGTTCGATGTTCAGCTTTGGTCGCAAACCGCCGACGTGGTCGCGGACGTGATGGCGGACCAATTGCCTGACCACGCGGACGAATTCCGGGCGGCCGCGGCCCAGTATCAGGCCGGGCTGGAACCACTGGACCAATATGCGAAAGCGACATTGGCGACGATTCCGGAATCTCAACGGATTTTGATCACCTCACACGATGCGTTTGGCTATCTGGGGCGAGCGTACGGGATTGAGGTGATGGGCGTGCAGGGGATCTCGACGGATTCCGAAGCTGGCTTACGCCGGGTCAATGAACTGGTGGACTTACTGGTTGAAAAGAAGGTGCCAGCCGTCTTTGTCGAAAGTAGCGTTTCACCCAAAAGCATTCAGGCATTGATCGAGGGGGCGGCTGCTCGAGGCCATGAAGTTCGGATCGGCGGCGAATTGTTTTCCGATGCGGCGGGCCCCGGCGGCACCTACGAGGGGACTTACCCGGGCATGATTGACCACAACATCACGACGATCGCTAGCTCGCTGGGCGGCACCGCCCCTGAAGGCGGCCTTTCAGGTAAACTGTAG
- a CDS encoding NUDIX hydrolase: MSDGNSKVVADSLPFEQVFRFCPRCGHESETVGKIPFRCCECHFSFFFGPVAAVGGLVVNSRNELLLVRRAKDPGKGKWGLPGGFVDRGETVEDALAREVMEETSLVVSDAAFLMTGPNRYAYAGVTADVIDLFYTCNVEDDSQVVLQATELNHYQWCVPGANVLDNMAFDSNRTAVEFWMSRSK, encoded by the coding sequence ATGAGCGACGGGAATTCCAAAGTGGTCGCTGACAGCTTGCCCTTTGAACAGGTCTTTCGCTTTTGCCCTCGTTGTGGACATGAAAGCGAGACCGTTGGCAAGATTCCGTTTCGTTGTTGTGAATGCCATTTTTCGTTCTTCTTCGGCCCCGTCGCCGCGGTCGGCGGGTTGGTCGTGAACAGCCGCAATGAATTGTTGTTAGTGCGACGAGCGAAGGATCCAGGCAAAGGGAAATGGGGCCTGCCAGGCGGGTTTGTTGACCGAGGCGAGACGGTGGAAGACGCGTTAGCACGAGAGGTGATGGAAGAGACCAGCTTGGTTGTGAGTGATGCCGCTTTCTTGATGACCGGTCCCAATCGCTACGCGTACGCCGGAGTCACCGCGGATGTCATCGATCTGTTCTACACGTGCAACGTGGAAGATGACTCGCAGGTCGTGTTGCAGGCCACGGAACTGAATCACTACCAGTGGTGTGTTCCGGGTGCGAACGTGCTTGATAACATGGCGTTCGATTCCAATCGAACGGCCGTCGAGTTTTGGATGAGTCGCTCGAAATAG